In Dehalococcoidales bacterium, one DNA window encodes the following:
- a CDS encoding PKD domain-containing protein yields the protein MKGRTVAIISGVLGGLGLGAWAIARAAKAGGQEEPGTAPLAGFSASIGAGYAPLSVKFTDASTGDIISRSWDFGDGGTSIEKSPTHIFTTPGVYEVVLAVTGPGGQDSASLQIEVLDSGEPEEPEEPEEPGAGRLTVKSTPAGASVTIDGVYVGITPVLKTFTTSTSHSVLISKSGYQDVTVSKYVEPGDDLEINLTLTPVEPAEQPVYSNSDIDIYAHWEAATGVYLRVKNKNIRAGTPPRDLVCIFGCGAMLNAVGGAANPVQNAYGQIVPGTSVLMASMDWYQTFPQKDGEKSYFIPWEIMHPSLPNQYIRAINGGWVDLPLVLDGTLQISWVRDDGAINGQPLRHYSNIEIHEG from the coding sequence ATGAAAGGTAGGACGGTAGCAATAATAAGCGGGGTCCTGGGCGGCCTGGGATTAGGCGCCTGGGCCATTGCCAGGGCCGCTAAGGCCGGCGGACAGGAAGAACCTGGTACTGCTCCCCTTGCCGGCTTTTCGGCCAGTATAGGGGCCGGCTACGCGCCCTTAAGCGTTAAATTTACCGATGCCTCCACCGGGGATATCATCAGCCGGTCCTGGGATTTCGGGGACGGCGGCACATCGATTGAGAAGTCCCCTACCCATATATTTACTACACCGGGGGTTTATGAAGTAGTCTTGGCCGTTACCGGCCCGGGTGGCCAGGACTCGGCCTCCCTTCAAATAGAGGTATTGGACAGCGGTGAGCCGGAGGAGCCTGAAGAGCCGGAGGAGCCGGGCGCAGGTAGATTAACGGTCAAATCGACTCCGGCCGGAGCCTCTGTTACAATAGATGGAGTTTATGTCGGTATTACTCCTGTTCTGAAAACGTTTACTACGTCTACCTCTCACTCTGTTTTGATCAGTAAATCCGGATACCAGGATGTCACTGTTTCGAAATATGTCGAGCCTGGCGATGATCTGGAAATCAATCTAACGCTCACACCGGTCGAGCCTGCTGAGCAGCCAGTGTATTCGAATAGCGATATTGATATCTACGCCCACTGGGAGGCAGCTACCGGCGTATATCTCAGAGTTAAGAATAAGAATATCCGGGCCGGAACACCGCCCAGGGATCTGGTCTGTATCTTCGGTTGCGGTGCAATGTTAAATGCTGTCGGAGGCGCAGCCAATCCGGTGCAAAACGCTTATGGCCAGATAGTGCCTGGAACCAGTGTTTTAATGGCCAGTATGGACTGGTATCAAACTTTTCCGCAAAAAGACGGAGAGAAAAGCTATTTTATACCATGGGAAATCATGCACCCGTCGCTGCCTAACCAATACATACGTGCTATAAATGGCGGCTGGGTTGATCTGCCACTGGTATTAGATGGTACCCTTCAAATAAGCTGGGTCAGAGACGACGGCGCCATTAACGGACAACCGCTGAGGCATTATAGTAATATCGAGATACATGAGGGATAG
- a CDS encoding PKD domain-containing protein, with amino-acid sequence MGNKGLIIGGILTVAAIAGVMLASRKSQAAEEEEPPAAPIAGFSANVASGDAPLTVQFTDTSSGEITARLWDFGDGATSTELNPSHVFTQPGGYTVALTVTGPGGSDAAELEIAVNQAQSGGNYCCPYYNGIGNNPDATQQCFETWLELAGHILNQHPGNRIPMES; translated from the coding sequence ATGGGTAATAAGGGATTAATAATAGGCGGTATTTTAACCGTGGCAGCCATAGCCGGGGTTATGCTGGCCTCGCGAAAGAGCCAGGCGGCAGAAGAAGAGGAACCGCCGGCAGCTCCGATCGCCGGCTTTTCTGCTAATGTCGCCTCCGGGGACGCTCCGCTTACGGTCCAGTTCACCGATACTTCCAGTGGAGAAATTACAGCCAGGTTATGGGATTTTGGTGATGGCGCCACATCCACCGAATTAAATCCGTCTCATGTATTTACTCAACCAGGAGGCTATACAGTGGCATTAACAGTAACGGGGCCCGGGGGATCCGACGCGGCAGAGCTGGAAATAGCAGTCAACCAGGCGCAGTCGGGTGGTAATTACTGCTGTCCTTATTATAATGGTATAGGGAACAATCCGGACGCTACTCAGCAATGTTTTGAAACCTGGCTGGAATTAGCCGGTCATATATTAAATCAGCATCCGGGCAACCGGATTCCGATGGAGAGTTAA